From the genome of Fusarium oxysporum f. sp. lycopersici 4287 chromosome 3, whole genome shotgun sequence, one region includes:
- a CDS encoding insulysin: MLKPRVLPKAQWPILRSLILTKGSNYVFRKTLKDPDNVNHCVGTWFYVGSRDDRDVRTKTLLLEQMLREPAFDQLRTKEQLGYIVGSGRRSFSTTYGFHFLIQSEMAPEFLDSRIEAFLMRYADTLEKMSETELEDHKRSLIVRRLEKLGKLEEESKQHWDEIESEEYDFEFRQLDAARIRQLTKAEIVDFFNQHLNPTSSQRARLSIYLKAQCKAEGVDKRQEEAQKNADEEPHAGDAVEAAEEITNVRFWKAGLTVSSGVRPVKHVSDFERWYVPLKACREAEGEKVGPFYAQAISLGNEQ; the protein is encoded by the exons ATGCTGAAGCCGCGGGTTTTGCCCAAGGCCCAGTGGCCTATCCTGCGGTCACTCATTCTGACCAAAGGTTCCAACTACGTCTTCAGAAAGACCCTCAAGGATCCCGACAACGTCAACCACTGCGTCGGGACTTGGTTTTATGTTGGTAGCAGAGACGATCGCGACGTTCGAACCAAGACTCTACTTCTGGAACAGATGCTCCGTGAGCCAGCCTTTGATCAGCTCCGGACTAAGGAGCAACTCGGTTACATCGTCGGGAGCGGACGTCGATCATTCTCGACGACATATGGTTTCCACTTCCTCATCCAGAGTGAGATGGCACCAGAGTTCCTTGACTCGCGTATCGAGGCTTTCCTCATGAGGTATGCGGACActctggagaagatgagcgaGACTGAGCTTGAGGATCACAAGCGAAGTTTGATCGTCCGGCGTCTAGAGAAGCTTGGAAAACTGGAAGAAGAATCTAAACAGCATTGGGACGAAATCGAAAGCGAAGAATATGATTTTGAGTTTC GTCAACTCGATGCCGCCCGGATTAGACAGCTAACCAAGGCTGAAATTGTGGATTTCTTCAACCAGCATCTCAACCCTACTTCCAGTCAGAGGGCACGCTTATCGATTTATCTAAAGGCCCAATGCAAGGCTGAAGGGGTCGATAAGCGACAGGAAGAGGCTCAGAAAAACGCTGACGAGGAGCCGCACGCTGGAGATGCCGTTGAGGCGGCCGAAGAAATTACCAACGTCAGGTTTTGGAAAGCTGGTCTCACTGTCAGCTCGGGGGTCAGACCTGTCAAACATGTAAGCGACTTTGAGCGTTGGTATGTGCCGCTTAAGGCTTGCC GTGAAGCCGAGGGTGAGAAGGTCGGTCCCTTCTACGCGCAGGCAATATCTCTTGGGAATGAACAGTAG
- a CDS encoding hypothetical protein (At least one base has a quality score < 10), with protein MQSTESFDGIDTNSLQKIFLALGGYQHESFWYSWWFSDEPTIDRTDGDYTKWSFYGSGERLHRDKLQPRRRPLRYSQMFFGAINYDKPSRIVPLESDPPSGWGGVTGRRILACLQSYLPGLIEEGETFQHDNARTFKAKIVQEWLRHWARRHGVSLTDWSQYSLTSILLRTFGKSRKNGYAKHILKLLLIQSRLQLWPGLLKLQKSYEARASPTLATIGVQRLDWIHPPLTPLGMSSPSHCNGAPQLVRASTTTANTGSNTSYHPISLYSVKAVLKIEVNATCQSVSVNERPTNSICISCIWWAEKGECYVTSVDTIHLLEQLIAAPNRFSVKEKNRIRRNLEGFHSQTVSKAKPDSEGFFKVIMGFPNPKPRNIEKDVKVFPWKILESAIQKIIGKYSVNPSTLAPPPMMNQSNGGYAPLLTRPGQNMALAHPDADAHTQYPFPQHHNSIPSCRLQLSPQSS; from the exons ATGCAATCTACGGAGTCATTCGACGGTATCGACACCAACAGTCTGCAAAAGATCTTCCTCGCTCTGGGAGGCTACCAGC ACGAGTCATTTTGGTACAGCTGGTGGTTTTCTGACGAGCCTACAATCGACCGTACAGACGGTGACTATACCAAGTGGTCATTTTACGGTTCT GGCGAGAGACTTCACAGGGATAAGTTACAGCCTCGCAGACGACCTCTGAGATACTCACAGATGTTCTTTGGTGCAATTAACTATGATAAACCGTCCCGGATTGTCCCTCTTGAGAGTGATCCTCCGTCTGGGTGGGGAGGCGTAACAGGCCGACGTATTCTAGCCTGTTTACAGTCCTACCTTCCGGGACTTATCGAGGAAGGAGAGACTTTTCAGCACGATAACGCCCGCACCTTCAAAGCCAAGATAGTTCAGGAATGGCTGCGTCATTGGGCTAGAAGACACGGAGTGTCTCTTACGGACTGGTCACAATACAGCCTGACCTCAATCCTATTGAGAACCTTTGGAAAGTCCCGAAAAAACGGATATGCGAAACATATCCTGAAATTGCTGCTTATCCAAAGTCGGCTGCAGCTTTGGCCCGGCTTATTGAAGCTGCAGAAGAGTTATG AAGCACGAGCTTCACCGACCCTCGCTACCATCGGCGTCCAACGGCTGGATTGGATACATCCGCCGTTGACACCCTTGGGAATGTCGTCCCCGTCTCATTGCAACGGCGCTCCCCAGCTTGTCCGAGCCAGTACCACCACTGCCAATACTGGAAGCAACACAAGTTATCATCCTATCTCGCTTTATTCTGTCAAGGCAGTTTTGAAGATTGAGG TGAACGCTACCTGCCAGTCGGTAAGCGTCAATGAACGaccaaccaacagcatctgCATATCATGCATCTGGTGGGCCGAGAAAGGCGAGTGTTACGTCACTTCGGTCGACACTATCCACCTTCTCGAGCAACTTATCGCAGCGCCGAACCGTTTCAgtgtcaaggagaagaaccGTATTCGCCGTAACTTGGAAGGATTCCATTCGCAGACAGTTTCCAAGGCTAAGCCGGATAGTGAGGGGTTTTTCAAGGTCATCATGGGCTTTCCTAATCCCAAGCCCCGTAATATCGAGAAGGATGTCAAGGTATTCCCATGGAAAATTCTTGAGTCTGCCATCCAGAAGATTATTGGCAAGTACAGCGTTAATCCCAGCACGCTGGCCCCTCCCCCCATGATGAACCAGTCCAACGGAGGGTATGCGCCTTTACTCACGCGTCCAGGACAAAACATGGCCCTAGCTCAccctgatgctgatgctcaTACACAATACCCGTTCCCTCAGCATCACAACTCGATACCTTCATGTCGTTTGCAATTAAGTCCCCAGTCTAGCTGA
- a CDS encoding hypothetical protein (At least one base has a quality score < 10) → MSGKLPSLVPGQASHQRDQPSRQQAAAFRKLIEKIPKSENEWQDAREVHRFATPEDVYRTVLSLVQDIQGEYMPEDLRRLIYIAVCCVDHSENEAEAYHKYRSRVHAKDDLREFTIRNYMSLVRGLVTLLDGLYLKLRHRGFEAALLFAPLNLGALGYYKQAPDQFASCFPTIEITPEVQSSLALYLPFIITTRHPEYRYKKVCRALGTNIFNEEEYLKFVSVLQSGRPIPYVLPAPNTPDPSVASPDNKGRYDPVRDQWLPVTIPNLTGYKPFTIPESIQQIIARAGKQQDDPVSQDILGAVIFRFRWSRDHQEAVDRVIDVLKHSGFLSTGASIGMQFFYRHDSGSIVVPMGYQAIIIPAVATTEAVTVTISHQDTAEDIIWNVISGLLLGQGTKLTTRRSIHYNAVMLPILKP, encoded by the exons ATGAGCGGGAAACTACCATCGCTCGTCCCGGGACAGGCGTCACATCAACGCGACCAGCCATCACGCCAACAAGCCGCGGCATTTAGAAAATTGATTGAGAAGATACCCAAGAGCGAGAATGAGTGGCAGGATGCTCGAGAAGTGCATCGGTTTGCGACCCCTGAAGATGTCTATAGAACGGTTTTATCTCTTGTTCAGGATATTCAGGGTGAATATATGCCTGAGGATCTGCGGAGATTGATTTACATTGCCGTTTGCTGTGTAGATCACAGCGAAAACGAGGCTGAAGCTTACCACAAGTATCGGTCCCGCGTCCACGCAAAGGACGACCTCAGAGAATTCACTATTCGCAACTACATGTCTTTAGTCCGAGGTTTAGTTACTTTGTTAGATGGACTCTACCTGAAATTACGGCACCGTGGCTTTGAGGCCGCTCTGCTTTTTG CACCACTCAATCTGGGAGCTCTAGGCTACTATAAACAAGCACCAGACCAATTTGCATCATGTTTTCCGACAATAGAAATCACCCCTGAGGTACAATCATCTCTGGCACTTTACCTCCCATTCATTATTACCACCCGGCACCCGGAGTATAG ATACAAGAAGGTTTGCCGAGCGCTTGGTACCAACATTTTCAACGAGGAGGAATACCTCAAGTTTGTCTCTGTCTTGCAAAGCGGAAGACCAATACCCTACGTACTCCCAGCTCCCAACACACCAGACCCTTCAGTAGCCTCTCCCGATAATAAAGGCCGCTATGACCCGGTTCGAGATCAGTGGTTACCTGTTACCATCCCTAACCTCACTGGCTACAAGCCATTCACGATTCCGGAATCCATTCAGCAAATCATAGCAAGAGCTGGCAAGCAACAAGATGATCCTGTCAGCCAGGATATACTTGGTGCAGTCATCTTCAGGTTTAGGTGGTCTCGGGACCACCAAGAGGCTGTCGACCGAGTAATTGACGTATTA AAACACTCGGGCTTTCTTAGTACAGGGGCATCAATAGGGATGCAATTCTTTTATCGGCATGACTCTGGGTCAATAGTAGTCCCTATGGGATATCAAGCCATTATTATTCCAGCTGTCGCAACTACCGAGGCAGTTACCGTAACAATAAGCCACCAAGATACAGCAGAGGATATTATATGGAATGTTATCTCTGGGTTACTACTTGGACAAGGCACAAAGCTGACAACACGAAGATCGATTCATTATAATGCAGTTATGCTTCCGATTCTAAAACCGTAA
- a CDS encoding hypothetical protein (At least one base has a quality score < 10), which translates to MGNATQRQTARAQPPPMLISKSLSKAGVLRSSTLPGTITMTSSISVDEAKEQICENGFYAVDDPEIGSSIEEMDEKELSYDFSDETGYDFCLKNVLLNSPVQDIIDSLKPNSSSRYLLMHRGYLAQDPGHIYTLRNGGEDRGVLVVQLWTKGSRVTYHRRSHLVPLTRIRAANKLWEVASKQLQDRGCEAKPMCFEQGGLVISDARISFERDQKRCYYYTYVESFLLEKWEREAKAKGEYTEEDMTLQPPASRRPSDVAKLGVQVRRTHQE; encoded by the exons ATGGGTAACGCAACCCAAAGGCAAACAGCACGTGCCCAGCCTCCTCCAATGTTGATCAGCAAAAGTTTGTCCAAGGCAGGGGTTCTCCGATCCTCGACACTACCAGGCACTATTACCATGACGTCGAGTATCTCAGTCGATGAAGCCAAAGAGCAAATTTGTGAGAATGGCTTCTACGCGGTAGATGACCCGGAAATAGGGTCAAGcattgaggagatggacGAAAAAGAGCTGTCCTACGACTTCTCTGACGAAACAGGCTATGATTTCTGCTTAAAAAACGTGTTGTTGAACTCG CCCGTTCAAGATATCATCGATTCACTGAAGCCTAATTCAAGCTCACGGTACCTCCTCATGCATCGCGGATACCTTGCGCAAGACCCGGGACACATATACACCCTTCGGAATGGCGGAGAAGACCGCGGTGTCTTGGTTGTTCAACTCTGGACAAAGGGATCTAGAGTCACTTACCACCGCCGTTCGCATCTGGTTCCGCTTACACGTATTCGGGCGGCAAACAAATTGTGGGAGGTAGCTTCGAAACAACTCCAGGATAGAGGCTGCGAAGCAAAACCTATGTGCTTTGAGCAAGGAGGATT GGTTATCTCTGATGCTAGAATATCGTTTGAGCGGGACCAAAAGCGatgttattattatacctatgTTGAAAGTTTCCTTCTAGAAAAATGGGAACgagaagcaaaagcaaaggGGGAATACACTGAGGAAGACATGACACTTCAACCTCCCGCATCTAGACGTCCTTCGGATGTAGCCAAGTTAGGTGTGCAGGTGCGGCGAACTCATCAAGAATGA
- a CDS encoding hypothetical protein (At least one base has a quality score < 10) yields the protein MTKPAQVPAIPESSGDLDPKDMKVVLGAHLEKKGASEEHLRRDFRLLLQERETPRGTKFEPLDETDPDQDSDSETVLRELNHLLKLGIVDYSKDVNKKLLAACSIGLSQLGRIIKHRPRTSLVNYCWRVQKRLESFPNSRFSTSRPVRPPSAQPPQEAAMNKVLRRLEQLEEDFEELRKEQRDQDVKNNLNLNFRVDNASDGQFNKATNYLSDIAQKIDDISQKLDDISYYPLTSNKGPVGPPCTPADGTDDGQYINIAEGCDAPELAATEQQATFD from the exons ATGACGAAGCCAGCTCAAGTCCCTGCCATCCCCGAGTCTTCGGGCGATTTGGATCCCAAAGATATGAAAGTTGTG CTGGGAGCTCATCTTGAGAAGAAAGGCGCGTCAGAAGAACATCTTCGGCGTGATTTTCGCCTACTCTTACAAGAAAGGGAGACTCCTCGAGGCACCAAATTCGAACCCTTGGACGAGACGGATCCAGATCAGGACTCTGATAGTGAGACTGTTCTTCGAGAACTGAATCATTTGCTCAAACTCGGCATTGTTGACTACAGCAAAGATGTAAACAAAAAGCTTCTCGCTGCTTGTAGCATCGGCTTGTCGCAACTCGGTCGAATAATCAAACACCGCCCAAGAACTTCACTTGTCAACTATTGTTGGCGAGTTCAGAAGCGCCTTGAAAGTTTCCCAAACAGCCGATTCTCAACCAGTCGACCCGTCCGCCCTCCATCTGCCCAACCacctcaagaagcagcgaTGAACAAGGTCTTAAGACGTCTGGAGCAACTCGAAGAAGACTTCGAGGAACTGAGAAAGGAGCAGAGGGATCAGGACGTCAAAAACAACCTTAACCTGAACTTCCGGGTTGATAATGCTAGCGATGGTCAATTCAACAAGGCTACCAACTATCTCTCGGACATTGCTCAGAAGATCGATGATATTTCTCAGAAGCTCGATGACATTTCGTATTACCCCCTGACCAGCAACAAGGGGCCAGTCGGGCCTCCTTGCACCCCAGCGGACGGAACAGATGATGGCCAGTATATCAATATCGCAGAGGGCTGCGATGCTCCAGAGCTTGCCGCTACAGAACAGCAAGCCACGTTCGATTGA
- a CDS encoding hypothetical protein (At least one base has a quality score < 10), which produces MGNATQRQTARAQPPPMLISKSLSKAGVLRSSTLPGTITMTSSISVDEAKEQICENGFYAVDDPEIGSSIEEMDEKELSYDFSDETGYDFCLKNVLLNSPVQDIIDSLKPNSSSRYLLMHRGYLAQDPGHIYTLRNGGEDRGVLVVQLWTKGSRVTYHRRSHLVPLTRIRAANKLWEVASKQLQDRGCEAKPMCFEQGGLYV; this is translated from the exons ATGGGTAACGCAACCCAAAGGCAAACAGCACGTGCCCAGCCTCCTCCAATGTTGATCAGCAAAAGTTTGTCCAAGGCAGGGGTTCTCCGATCCTCGACACTACCAGGCACTATTACCATGACGTCGAGTATCTCAGTCGATGAAGCCAAAGAGCAAATTTGTGAGAATGGCTTCTACGCGGTAGATGACCCGGAAATAGGGTCAAGcattgaggagatggacGAAAAAGAGCTGTCCTACGACTTCTCTGACGAAACAGGCTATGATTTCTGCTTAAAAAACGTGTTGTTGAACTCG CCCGTTCAAGATATCATCGATTCACTGAAGCCTAATTCAAGCTCACGGTACCTCCTCATGCATCGCGGATACCTTGCGCAAGACCCGGGACACATATACACCCTTCGGAATGGCGGAGAAGACCGCGGTGTCTTGGTTGTTCAACTCTGGACAAAGGGATCTAGAGTCACTTACCACCGCCGTTCGCATCTGGTTCCGCTTACACGTATTCGGGCGGCAAACAAATTGTGGGAGGTAGCTTCGAAACAACTCCAGGATAGAGGCTGCGAAGCAAAACCTATGTGCTTTGAGCAAGGAGGATTGTATGTCTAG
- a CDS encoding hypothetical protein (At least one base has a quality score < 10) — MSIIWIGQEAPISFEEGEPAVDIKGKKNSTIITSDNKNHEHLRQSDSDVTGDAQKYKRLLSYRDQAYEHLVQQNQTHEKSIAYYCRMLFESIKEWSEFQLWPESVASESEGEEEDATAPSIENTNIQLWQNRSNRFMVPETDKVRLLGPEDEKYEPYVVV, encoded by the exons ATGTCGATTATTTGGATTGGCCAAGAGGCTCCTATATCATTTGAGGAGGGAGAGCCGGCGGTCGATAtcaaaggaaagaaaaat TCTACAATTATTACATCCGACAACAAGAACCATGAGCATCTGAGACAATCAGACTCTGACGTTACTGGAGATGCTCAAAAGTACAAAAGGTTACTGTCATATAGAGACCAGGCCTATGAGCATTTGGTACAGCAGAACCAGACTCATGAGAAGAGCATTGCCTACTATTGCCGGATGTTATTCGAATCGATCAAGGAATGGAGCGAGTTCCAGCTCTGGCCAGAGTCAGTGGCTTCCGAATCAGAGggggaagaggaggatgccACTGCCCCTTCCATCGAGAATACAAACATTCAGCTGTGGCAAAACCGCTCCAATCGATTCATGGTACCAGAGACTGACAAAGTTAGACTTTTAGGCCCAGAGGACGAGAAATATGAGCCGTACGTGGTGGTTTGA
- a CDS encoding hypothetical protein (At least one base has a quality score < 10) yields MDGTLREFRFDQICKKLLDQITTLKDEDEKLKQCNHRLRQMQKYSAEETTPANTALTHLHGVTGALTTRLMEQPDSKLAELPTFIPSSTETREQRLGNFTDIGNSGSRKGTETWVSLENAITEN; encoded by the exons ATGGATGGGACTCTGCGT GAGTTTCGTTTTGATCAAATATGCAAGAAGCTCCTCGATCAGATCACCACGCTCAAGGACGAAGATGAAAAGCTCAAGCAATGCAACCACAGGTTGCGACAGATGCAGAAATACTCTGCTGAGGAAACTACACCCGCAAATACCGCCTTGACCCATCTTCATGGGGTTACCGGTGCACTGACGACGCGGCTAATGGAACAGCCTGATTCCAAGCTCGCCGAGTTGCCGACATTCATACCCTCATCGACAGAAACTCGCGAACAGCGCCTCGGTAACTTCACGGACATCGGGAACTCAGGAAGTAGGAAGGGGACGGAGACTTGGGTGTCTTTAGAAAACGCGATTACGGAAAACTAA
- a CDS encoding hypothetical protein (At least one base has a quality score < 10) — MVTQENKDKLGYIVAYQEMLLWFMRTAREGIRRHGASLGGPSAFMDAPPQDHAIVSHVRHVLVRISGRSNRAQLELLGTHVEIIDLSLMFRYLIGGYLFTKLSLEMSLTTRYLPDPWVSRLPLQQKKSFEALVGPTYRAQVPEAVRKRSNHSRDNSSKSQHVTSRIQNPEHR; from the exons ATGGTGACCCAAGAGAACAAAGATAAGCTTGGCTACATCGTTGCCTACCAGGAGATGCTACTGTGGTTTATGAGAACCGCAAGGGAGGGGATTCGCCGCCATGGAGCCAGTCTAGGTG GACCTTCCG CGTTCATGGATGCCCCCCCGCAGGATCATGCAATCGTCTCCCACGTTAGGCACGTCCTTGTACGCATTAGCGGGCGTAGCAATCGGGCTCAATTGGAGCTATTGGGAACGCACGTGGAGATCATCGATCTCTCATTGATGTTTCGATATCTCATTGGTGGGT ACCTTTTTACAAAATTGAGCTTGGAGATGTCGTTGACTACAAGA TATCTCCCTGATCCATGGGTATCTCGCTTGCCGCTTCAGCAGAAAAAGAGCTTCGAAGCGCTTGTTGGACCTACATACAGGGCTCAAGTGCCAGAAGCTGTCAGAAAGAGATCAAACCACAGTCGAGACAACTCTTCAAAGTCGCAGCACGTCACCTCGCGGATTCAGAATCCCGAACACAGATAG
- a CDS encoding hypothetical protein (At least one base has a quality score < 10), giving the protein MPDNNDQPQESGNTSEQSSPKGDSSGNPPATGEFPVSVYEGGTPVLIDTTKRTEEKGGHR; this is encoded by the exons ATGCCAGACAACAACGACCAGCCGCAGGAGAGCGGAAACACCTCAGAGCAAAGCTCGCCTAAGGGTGATTCATCAG GAAACCCACCAGCCACTGGCGAATTTCCCGTCAGTGTGTACGAAGGAGGCACCCCAGTACTCATAGACACTACCAAGCGGACGGAAGAAAAGGGGGGGCATAGATAG
- a CDS encoding hypothetical protein (At least one base has a quality score < 10): MSTHNPLVSTIVSICTGVLELSSSLSALHHKVPDKSPQTKRQTLSQSIRQVAVQPKTPVAELLKKAQVHAQNPMVPSNEQVMDKVTNSLQMDSRSETPCERHIDIQLGISEQEVASESQASEISWSRPAQTSDDQQPVGSKGVTMTVNDLAATNSPPDSPKDGGNDINVHGAVYVPTTPSPAKQSARAGLNTNPERGSFARSHSAVTESSEASTAADTSPAGSVATHITWPANSGRACDEDEAMLDVDDGGLNMITDSCSPQHPATNDTASSQSPSVDDQAPRSPTQSPTAVARAGQSPLACAADNRANPPPTVDSDISTYSRKPHADDGLVQVLESAMDILCAVAANSLMQGHSPGNGDDQHANDQQTQSPSPSPASEGSDTASEGADRNTRTNTPPMIQFTPSNRSRSDPPATTVTLTPADMEMLVPRLAEMEGEGDSQHSSVPLRNVDLAHMQERVKTTDEKWQTTSTRYEAGPKGEGYARIYVSSSRPPINWEGFTAECKRPTLTEIESIFEKYALDPPQEDIPYYIGNLDILPGERLDPGPEITGNPDLKDLHVAYHHIGGPGSGNRTHGEDIKNFRSYNEPRYNAFVEANWRCCKCDQFVSHQSLLLAPSRLKKEGIDYIVAAVGRGEAFYTLPGQQHAIINFGHCAAHSINYVPPGEKIDFSKVTACTEDGMYAIGKKYGQTTASPQELAQANKRKAHQQLSQVAPKRLTRTNTTPQRELVEIEQGLSEIPYRRIQIDHQHPSTAELNVYKQVAAVRSTMAIQQFITLVKDWKNEEATVHIDKTKDKLNQSVQSVKFFEGRTKLSKFGLRLTQRKLAREADTVKGPIQKQLKPGFLDKLAADHCMTKDRLKDHIQEGRQWNSICKSHDGLLPFILLDSKNPFGIKKQNWTNLYREEFTKEANAFRSLLDDEYMRNLCEAGKSFEDRVLEKVFNGSVSDTGGFLWEENELDPASDNIDELLKQQVTRNGGT, from the exons ATGTCCACACACAATCCTCTCGTCTCGACAATTGTCTCAATATGCACAGGTGTGCTGGAATTGTCTTCGAGTCTCAGTGCACTACATCACAAGGTTCCCGATAAATCCCCTCAAACAAAGCGACAGACGCTTTCCCAGTCGATCAGGCAAGTTGCAGTGCAACCCAAGACTCCGGTTGCTGAGCTACTG AAGAAGGCCCAGGTTCATGCCCAGAATCCTATGGTTCCCAGCAATGAACAAGTCATGGACAAAGTGACGAATTCCCTACAGATGGACAGCCGATCCGAGACGCCATGCGAGCGGCATATCGATATACAACTCGGAATCTCTGAGCAAGAGGTCGCGTCAGAATCTCAGGCAAGCGAGATCTCATGGTCACGGCCTGCACAGACATCTGACGACCAACAGCCCGTCGGGTCAAAGGGTGTGACCATGACTGTGAATGATTTGGCCGCAACAAATAGTCCGCCTGACTCACCCAAGGACGGAGGCAACGACATCAATGTCCATGGCGCAGTCTACGTACCAACGACCCCGAGCCCAGCCAAGCAAAGTGCAAGAGCCGGCCTAAATACAAACCCCGAGCGTGGATCATTCGCAAGGAGCCACTCGGCTGTGACTGAATCATCAGAGGCCTCCACGGCCGCAGACACGTCACCAGCCGGTTCTGTTGCGACTCACATCACATGGCCGGCAAACTCTGGTAGGGCATgtgacgaggatgaagccATGTTGGACGTCGATGACGGAGGCCTCAACATGATCACTGACTCTTGCTCGCCACAGCATCCCGCGACCAATGACACAGCTAGCTCTCAGAGTCCTTCAGTCGACGACCAGGCGCCAAGGAGTCCCACTCAAAGTCCTACGGCAGTCGCCAGGGCTGGCCAGTCGCCACTGGCCTGTGCGGCCGACAATAGGGCCAACCCTCCACCAACGGTAGACAGCGACATAAGCACCTATTCTAGAAAGCCTCATGCAGATGACGGTTTAGTTCAAGTGCTCGAATCAGCCATGGACATTCTCTGCGCTGTTGCAGCGAACTCGCTAATGCAGGGTCATTCACCAGGGAATGGAGATGACCAACACGCCAACGACCAACAAACACAGTCTCCCTCCCCCAGCCCAGCCAGTGAAGGAAGCGATACCGCTAGCGAAGGAGCCGACCGGAATACCAGAACGAACACACCACCAATGATACAGTTCACGCCATCCAATAGATCACGCTCAGATCCTCCTGCGACAACGGTCACTCTCACGCCCGCTGATATGGAAATGCTCGTCCCCAGGCTTGCCGAGATGGAAGGTGAGGGTGACTCACAGCACTCCTCTGTTCCACTCAGGAATGTTGACCTGGCCCACATGCAAGAGAGGGTCAAGACGACTGATGAAAAGTGGCAGACTACGAGCACTCGGTATGAGGCAGGTCCGAAAGGTGAGGGGTACGCAAGGATCTACGTCTCGAGTAGCCGACCTCCGATCAACTGGGAGGGTTTCACTGCTGAATGTAAGCGGCCAACACTTACCGAAATCGAGTCAATATTTGAAAAGTACGCCTTAGATCCTCCCCAAGAAGATATTCCGTATTATATCGGTAATCTCGACATTCTTCCTGGTGAGCGTTTGGATCCTGGACCTGAGATCACGGGAAACCCTGACCTCAAGGACCTGCATGTCGCATATCACCACATTGGTGGTCCCGGTTCCGGGAACCGCACACATGGGGAAGACATCAAAAACTTTCGATCCTATAACGAG CCAAGATATAATGCATTTGTCGAAGCAAACTGGAGGTGTTGCAAATGCGACCAGTTTGTTTCGCACCAATCTCTTCTTCTAGCTCCCTCCAggctcaagaaggagggcaTAGATTATATCGTTGCAGCCGTCGGACGTGGGGAAGCCTTCTACACCTTACCGGGACAGCAACATGCGATCATCAATTTTGGACATTGCGCCGCTCATTCCATTAACTACGTACCCCCTGGGGAGAAAATTGACTTTAGCAAGGTCACTGCGTGTACCGAGGATGGCATGTATGCTATTGGGAAAAAGTACGGCCAAACCACTGCCTCCCCACAGGAATTGGCGCAAGCCAACAAACGGAAAGCACATCAGCAACTCTCCCAAGTCGCGCCTAAAAGATTGACACGCACCAACACCACACCCCAGCGAGAGTTAGTCGAGATCGAGCAAGGCCTATCAGAGATACCTTATCGTCGAATACAAATCGACCACCAACATCCCTCGACTGCAGAGTTGAATGTATACAAGCAAGTTGCTGCCGTGCGTAGCACAATGGCCATACAACAGTTCATTACTCTGGTAAAGGAttggaagaatgaagaggCCACCGTCCATATCGACAAGACTAAAGACAAGCTAAACCAGTCAGTGCAATCAGTGAAATTCTTTGAAGGCAGAACAAAGTTATCGAAGTTCGGACTTCGGCTCACTCAAAGAAAACTAGCTCGTGAAGCTGACACGGTAAAGGGGCCTATACAAAAGCAGCTTAAACCAGGCTTTCTTGACAAACTTGCAGCTGATCACTGTATGACGAAAGATCGGCTGAAAGACCATATTCAAGAGGGCAGACAATGGAATTCTATCTGCAAATCACACGATGGGTTGCTCCCCTTTATCCTCTTGGACTCAAAAAATCCTTTCGGGATTAAAAAACAAAACTGGACCAATCTCTATCGCGAAGAATTTACCAAGGAGGCGAATGCATTCCGCAGTCTACTTGATGATGAGTATATGAGGAACCTATGTGAAGCAGGAAAGTCCTTTGAAGATCGAGTTTTAGAGAAGGTTTTTAATGGCAGCGTTTCGGATACTGGCGGGTTTCTATGGGAGGAGAACGAGCTGGACCCGGCTTCAGACAACATCGATGAGTTACTTAAGCAGCAGGTCACCAGAAATGGAGGCACGTGA